TTACAAGACTCTTCGTCCTCTAAGCAATACGGAGATCGTGATCAAGCGTCCTTCACTTGTTGAGATTTACGTGAATGGATTTTTATTCAGCCAAATTCGTCTGGCCCCAGGAATTTTTAACATCCGTGATTTTCCTCTGGCATCAGGTCAGAACAACGTCAAAGTCAAAATTCGCGACGACCTTGGACAAGAAGAGACATTTGATTTTTCCGTTCTGTTTGAAAATACGCTTTTAGGTAAAGGTGTGCATGAATTTTCATACGCCATCGGTTTGCCTTGGACCGAGTCGGGTGCCGACCGAGCTTATGATAACAAGGCAGCTCTAGGAACTGTGTTTCATCGGATGGGGCTGAGTGACCAAGTGACTTTTGGTTTAAACTACCAAAATTATTTATCTCAGGCTCTCACGGGAGTTGAATTCTCTGGAATTGCAAACTGGGGATATCTGTCTGTTGAAGGGGCTTACTCTACTCAATCTTCGCAAGTGGAAGGTTATGCCGAACGGCTGCGCTATCGCAGTTTAGATCGTATGTTTGGTCAAGACGTTCCGGTGGTGTTGACGTTAGAAGCGGAAAATCGCGATAAACAATTCTCCCCAGTATCAGTTCTGAACTTGGGAATCATCAATTATCTGCGTCGCTATGATGGACAATTGAACTTCCGCATTGGCGGAGCCTCGGTGTTTGGTATTGGAGCTGGTTCCCTTGAAATACCTTCAGGCGAAGATCAAAGAGTTTATCGAGCGAATTTTATTACGCCATTGAACCTGCAGACGCGTTTGGAGTTGAGTTACAATAAAACAGTTGCAACCACGGGCGACGAAAGGTTTTTTGTTTCAATTTACTGGAATGAAAGCCAAGGAAAGTACAGTGCGAGTGCTTACTACGATTCTCTTCAAAAAAGTTCGAATGTGGCATTTAACCGCAATAACCTTTACAAGTATGACGACTTTCGCGCCACGGCCTCTGTTTCAAATACAGAACAAAATACCTCGGGAAATCTTTCAGCAGAGTATTTGGCACAACCTTTCAGTGTCCGCTTAGAACACTACACTCTCCACCAAAACGGAGAAGACACAAACACTACAGGTCTGGGAGTCAACACTGGCTTTGCATGGGTAGGCTCGCGTGGAGCATTCACGCAACCGATCAACGATAGCTTTGTTCTTTTGTATTCTGAAAATCTTCCACCGGGACAAGAACTCGTTGTTAATCCGCGAGGCAAGCGTGGCGATGCGCAACTTGGCCCGCGTCACACGACCGTTCTGTGGGATCAATCAGCTTATTATAAGAATACAGTGAATGTTGATTCTACTTCATTGCCTGTCGGCTACTTGTTGAGCAAAGAGTACTATGGCACTCAACCAACATATCGTAGCGGTATTCTTATTGATTTGAATTTAAAGAAAAAAGTGATGGTCAAAGGAAGAATGAAAAATGCCAGGGGTGAAGCTTTAGCTTTCTTTGCCGGTGACGTTGTGAACTCTCAAGGACAGTTGGTCGACAATAATTTCTTCACAAATAAAAACGGTGGCTTCCTCATTGAGGGCCTTGAGCCGGGCGAATACAAAATCATGACAGATCACGCTGAATATGGTCCGATCACTTTCAAAGTTCTCGATACGGCGATAAACCAGCAAGATCTTGGTGAGGTGATTGTAAAAGAGGAAGGAAATCCATGAGACATTTTGCCTTCGTCCTTCTTTTAATTTTAGTAAAACAAACTTCGATGGCAGCGGAATGCACGAATATGCAATTTCAGACGGCGCAGACGAATATTGATTTTACGACGTCTTTAACAGTACAGCCCACAATAACCGTGAAGGCAAACACCCATCCGGGGCCTTGTGACTTCTTTATAACTTTTGATTATGGTACTTCCACATCAGCGACAGGCCGAAGCTTGAAAGCCGGAAGCAGTCAGTGGCCTTTTCAACTCTATAAAAATTCTTCAGCGACACAAATTTTAAAGAGGTTTCCGAATGTCTCCAGCAATAGCGATGTCGTCACTGGATATTTAGCGGACGGAAGCAGTGATCGGCAGGTGAATGTTTCTTATTGGGCGATTTTAAATACCACAAATCCCTGGCTGCGTTTCGGAAACTACACCGAAACAATCACGGCGAATCTTTATCGTGGAACGATTTCAAGTTATACCTTCGTGGAATCTAGAAGTATCTCATTCAATTACAATGCTCCGAAACGTGTGGATATATCCTTGGTCGCGACAGGTGCGGCTTTCAATATTAACGACACGACCGAGACTATGAACTTCGGAACTATTTCTTCGGGAGCAAGCCGTAGTGCAGACGTCATTGTAAAATACAACGCGGGTTACACTCTTTACGCTTCGTCGGCGAATAACGGAAGACTTAAGCACCAAACGCAAAATCAATATATTCCATACTCGATCACGTTCAGAGGAACTTCCGTAAATCTCAATACTTCTTCATCATCCCCCGTGCAGGTATTTAGAGAGTTTGGAACTTCTCCAGCCAGCGGTTTGGTGATTCCGGTCACGGCAACGATTGGGACAGTTTCAGTTTCGCAAACAGGAACCTATCAGGATACGATCACCCTCACGGTGCAGTCCTCAGAATAAAAGAAGACCCGCTTTTTTAGCAGGCCTTCTAAAATACCCTATTGATAATTTCAATTAGTTAGCAACGATAGCAACAGTCAATGTATCTTGGTAAGTACCCGCTGGAGCTGTAGAGTATGCAGTCACTTCAGCAACAACGTCTGAAGTATCGTTCGTTAAACCAGTCAATGAAGTCACGTTTTTAACCATAACGCCTGCCACTGTTGGTGTTACAGCTGTTGCACCGTCATAACCAATTTTGTAACTTGTTTTCTTAGTAGCATCAGCTGTGTTTCTCAATTCGCCACCCGTTGCTGAAGAGATATAGATTTTATAACCAGCCAAGTTATTAGAAGTTTCAGCAACTGAAGCAACGTTTTTACCCGTTTCGCCAGCTACGATATTCAAAGTCGTGTTGTTTGTGCCATTCGCAGTAACCACAACGTCATTGATGGCGTTGACAGTACCTTGAAGTAAAAGAGTGCCTGAGCTTGCAGCCATAGCTGTGCTTCCAAGGGCTAGAGTGGTCATAACTGCGGTTGCAAGTTTTGTGATATTCATTTTGGGGATCCTTTCGATCATTGCAATTGGTTAATCCATTTTTCACCGAATCTTTACTTCACGAGGTATGCCACGTATTAAATCGTTTATATTTAAGACGGAGGCGCAGAGGTCTGATCAGGATTTTTACAAACTTGCAAAAAAGGCTTAACATCACCCGTCCGGAGTATGTTCTTTCGATCAAAATGTCTCAACAGGATACGAGAAGACCTCTTTTTCTTAAGAATGTCTCGGAAACGCCGATAAGGCCTTTATGACGTCCCAGAAGTCTAATAAGGAAAGATCCATGTTCTTCGCCTTGCTGCTCTTTATTGGAGCGGCAGGATTGATCTTTGCTTATCTGGGAGCTGAAGATCCAAAGCCTAAGGTGGTTGGACCTGCGCCGACGGCGAAATCAGAAAAGTATGAAAAGTCCGTGAACAGACACCTGATGTTCACAAATGAAAAGATGGAGTTGGAACGCCAGCGCATGCAAGTGGAAAACGCTCGCTTACTCAATACCGATTTCAATTCTACTCAACCGCAAAGAGCTTATCAAAACGAAAACCATTTGGATCTTTCCTCGGATACTCGCGCTCAAGAGTTGGCCAATGAATTAGGGCGTGGAGAAAAACAAGAAGAATATGCAACTCCTCACGATGTCGTTCAGAGAGAGCTTTTCAATGCTCAGCAAATGCGTGAATATTCGCAAGCCTACAAAGAAGAATACGCACGCCAGTTTGTAGAAAACGCACGCCGTGGCGGTTACAAAGTTATATTAAGTGAAGATCTCACTCGTGTGATTTCTGTGACTCCACTTCGTAATCCAAGCCAATCAGTGAATACGAACATGCAGTTGTTCGGTTCTGGCAGTGAAGCTCTTCAGTAAAGATACAGATCCTTATTCTTCTTCCATTTTTTAAAATGCCCGTGATCAGCCATGCTGTAGTACTGCGTTTTTGTCATGACGATGTGATCGTTGAGAGGAATTTGTAGAAGTACTGAAGCCTGATGAATTTTTCGAGTAAGAATAAGATCTTGTTCCGAGGGGAGCACTTGGTCACTGGGATGGTTGTGCGCCATGATAAAAGAACTCGCGTTGCACAATATGAGAATTCTAAAAATATCTCGCGGATGTACCAGGCAGTGATCTGCCGTGCCACGAAAAACCATTTCAATTTTAATAGCTTCCATTTGTGAGTTGAGTGCAATCAGCCACACTTCCTCGGCATAAGGATTGATTTGTGCGCGGAGACATTCAAAAGCTTGGAGACTTGAGGACACTTCAGACATGTTTTTTTCAAGTGCAAATTAAACGTGTTTCCAGAGACGAAATAAAGCGTTTCTAGAGGTCGGTTTGGGACTTGCGTGTCCGAAAACATCGACATAGACTTTGGGGGTATGTCCCTTAGGGGTAGGAAGGTATTATGAAAAAGAATCTTACATTGGCAGCTCTTTCTCTTTCTTTTTTAGCGGTAACAAGTTGCGGTCCTAAAGCGTTTGTTAAGGGTCAGTACGATGACGTGAATCGTGAAAACTTGATGAACGACCAGTGGTCTGAGACTGATATGCAAAAAGCAGTTGCCGATCTTGTCGCAAGCTTGATGCAATCTCCAGCGATCAACCAAGCTAAAAAAATGCCAGTAGTGATGGTGACGGGTTTGCAAAACAAAACAAGCGAACACATCGACACTCAAAGCATCATGGACATGGTTCGTGTTGAACTTATGAAATCAGGTAAAGTCGGTTTCATCGATAAAGAGGCTCGTCAAGATATCGCTGATGAATACAACTATCAAAACTCAGGCATGGTGGCAGACGAATCTAAAAAAGGCCCAGGTGGCCAAGTTGGAGCTGACTTCATCATCAACGGACGTTTGGATTCCATCGTTCAAGAAGTTGGAAAAGACAAGTCTGTATACTACAAACTGACTTTGAATTTGACGAATCTAAAAAGCAGCATGATCACTTGGTCTGATCAAAAACAAATTCGTAAAACATTTAAGAAAAAATCTATTGGTCTTTAATTAAATGAAACGTTTTTCACAAAGACTCACGCCTGTCGTGGGTCTTTTTTTTCTTCTAAATCTCTTAGGGTGTGCGACTTACCAAAGCAAAGTTCAAAGCGCACGCGAGGCCCTGTCTCGTCGTGATTTTGATAAAGCTCTGACGGAGCTAAAACCCTTGGCGGAGAAGGAAAATGACGACCAACTGGTCTATCTTTTGGATTACGGAGTGGCTTTGCAAGTCGCCGGAAAACTCAAAGAAAGTAATGAGATTTTTTTAAAAGCCGACCGCTTGGCTGAAATGGTGGACTACCAGTCTGTCTCTCGTATTGCGGGTTCTTTAGCCTTGAATGAAGAAATGGTTCAGTACAAGGGCGACACTTTTGAAAAGATCTTTATTAACGCGTATCTTGCGATGAATTTTTTAGAGATGGGCCAATTAGATGATGCCCTCGTAGAGGCCCGTCGTATCAATGAAAAATATCTTAAATACCGTGCAGATGAAAAGAAGGCTTTTGAACTCAATTCGTTCAGCAAATATTTGTCAGCGGTGATTTGGGAAGCCAGCCGCAATTACGATGATGCTTACATCGCTTACAATGAAGCATATAAAATTGATCCAACGATTTCGACCATTCACGAAGACTTGATTCGGTCGGCAAAACTTGCGCGTCGTATGGATACCTATCAGAGTTGGAAAAAACAGTTTCCTGAAGTGAAGGAACAATCTTCTTGGTATGAAAAAAACCTGGGCGAGCTTGTCGTGATTTATCAGCAGGGGTGGGGACCAAGAAAGGTCGCGAGCCCCAATGAATATCGTTTTCCCACGTTGATGCCGACGTACAGTGAAACTCAGCAAGCGCGCGTAGATATCGAACAAAAATCTTATTTAAGTCGCGAAGTCTATGACGTGCAAAAAGCGGCTATCGAAACTTTGCGTGATGACCAGGGGATCCTGATTGCAAAACGCATTGGCGGTATCGCTACAAAAGCGGTTCTTTCGGATCAAGTACGACAAAAGAACGAACTCTTGGGAAGTCTTACTTGGATCGCTTTAAATGTCGCCGATCGCGCGGATGTACGTCAGTGGTCGACGTTGCCACAGACAATTCAAATGATTCGCATCCCACTTGCGGCGGGAAAATATAAATTCAATATCGAAGGATTAAACTCTTCCGGCGGATACACGACGGAGAGTCTTGAGAATCAGGAAGTCGAAATCAAAGCCGGACAAAAGAAATTCATCGTCTGGCGCTCGTTAAAGTAATTATTTTTGTATTCGAATCTTGGTGCCCTCGTGTATTTGGTCACCAGGAAAAAGAATGACCTCTTCGCCTTCCTGCAATCCACTTTGAACCAAAGCATCAGTTTCATTCTTTTTTGCAATAGACAAGGTTTTTAATCGTGCGCGTTTGTCTTTGACGACATAAACGGCCCAATTGTTTTCTTGCTTGAATAAGGCCCCTAGTGGAACTGTTAAAACATTGTTGGACGTGTATAGAGTGATGAAAAGTTCCACGTGAAAGTTATCGCCAATGCGGGCGTTGGGCCGATTGATGAATTGAACGTAAACTTCTGTTTTTTCTTCTTCAATTCCTAAGGCAGAGAGTTTCATAAACCCTGCACGACTGATCCGGCTGACTTTGGCCTCCACAGCTTCTTCATTGCCAATGCCGGTAACTTTTGTTTCTGCCCCTTCGGGAATTCTTACGGCATCTGTGGTTAAAACCTCAGCGACAATCTCCAGGTTGTCTGGATCGATAACATCAACAATGGGCTCACCTCTTAAAATGGGCCCTGCAGATTCACGATAGACCTTAGAGATAACGCCGGTCATGGGGCTGACGACATCTTTTCTGATATCCCAGAATAAAGTTGTGATTCGTTGTCCTTTTTCAACATTGTCTCCGACTTGAAGATCCACGCGTTCTAAGTCGCCAGTGGCGTATGCTACGACGGTCATTTTTGTTTTGGATTTGATGGTACCATCGACGCGAAGATGTTCTTCAAAAGATCCCCGCTTTACCAAGGAGGTTTGCACAGATACAGGTTGCTCTCGAAATAAGATCCAGAGACTTACCAGCAAAAGTATACACAAAGCTCCGTACACGAATTTTTTCATGTGTTTACTCCCGAGCTTTCAGAGCTTCTGTCATGCTGAGGGATCGAACTTTGGTAAGTAAAAACCAACCCGTTAGAAAATAAGTTAACACAATAACGGTAACGGCGAGAGCGTAAGTTTTAATGTCAATTACCAGTGGAAAATTAAACGTGTCAGTGTGGATCCACTTAGTACTGAGGTAAGACAAACCATAACCCAGGAAAAGTCCCGGTGGTAAAGCAAGACACACTTGGATGCCCATTTCCAAATAGAGAATCCGAAAAACTTCCGGCGTTTTAAAGCCCATAATTCTCATGCTGGCCAACTCCCAGGCCTTTTCGGAAAGATTGATGCGAGACATGTTAAATAAAACGGCTCCCGAGATTGTGATGGCAAATGCCACAAGGATCATGGTGAATGTCAATATCATTCCTGAAAGAGTGGCGTTGAAACTTTCAAATAGAAGTCTTTTTACGGTCACGGAGGCCACTTCAGGAAATTGTTTAAGCCGGATGTAGATCTGTTCCGCCATGCCTGGGTCCATGCGTGCATAGACGGAACTGATGCTGGGGGTTTCTGAAATCCAGTGATGTAGATCAGTCCTTGTCGCGTAAATAGAGGAACCTACAATGTCATCAACAAATCCTCCAACAACGGCGGAAAAATCGGGATGACTTTTGTCGGCCAGCTCAAAGGTTACGGTATCACCTTCTTGAAGACCGAACTTCTTTTGAAAGTAGGCGCTTAACAGCACCTGACCATCTTTGAATTTTATGGGTTCTCCCTGACGATTAAGAATACGCCGCAATGTTGAAACTCCATCGGGCGAAGCAATCACGGAATCTTTTTTAAAATTTTTAAAATGCAGTCTGACTGGAATGGACCGGACACCTTCGACCATGAAAATTCCAGGAATTCTTTCGATTTCAGAAAGAACGTCCAGCTTCCGGGGATGATTAAAATTGATTTCTAAATCCTCGCGTTGGCTTTCTTGAAACTGTCTTTGGATGACAAAATCGATGATGTCGGACCAAAAACTTCCGTTTACCAAAATCGCGGTGGAAGCACAAATGCCAAGAATAGAAAGAAAGGATCGCCAGGGACGCGAAAGAATATTCCTCAGAATTATTTTAACCTGAGTTTTTCTGGAGGCAATCAAACCTTCTTTTTCTAAAAAGCTGCGATGAAACCTTGATGGTGTTGGGGGACGCATGGCTTCGGCGGGATTTAGGGCAAAAACCTCTAGCAGAGAAAAAGAAGAAGCGAGCCAACCTGGAACTAAGCCTGCGACGATGCCAAGAAGAATAGCCTGGCGCGAAAGTGAGAAGCTGATCTGAGGAAATCTGAAATAACGTTCGTATAAAACCGCATACCATTCTCCAATACCTTGTGCAAAAAGGATGGAAGGCAGAATGCCCAGAAGTAAAATAATGGTGACCAGTTTCCAATAATAAATAATTAGTTCCCTAGAAGAATACCCCAAGGATTTAAGTGCCGCGATCTGTGTGCGTTGAAGTCCGATCAACCGACTCATGACCGTGTGAAGTATAAAGGCCGCGACGACAATAAAAATTCCGGGAACAACTGAAGACATGGATTTTTGTTGTCGAATTTCATCTTGAACAAAAAGATGACTGATCTGGCGACTGCGATCGTAAGATCCGACACTGCCATAGGGTGCAAGCAGAATGTCGAGACTCTTTTGCGACCTCTCAAGACTGGCTCCAGGCGTGACTTTGACGACAAGACTGTTAAAAGCGCCTTGCATATCAGACAATCTTTCAAGGTCTTCGTGAAGCATCCAAAGAACTCCGAAGTGCAAGTCGTCAGGGAAAAGTGCCACCGGGCTGAGGGCGTAAACGTATTCAGGAGACAAACCAATACCGGACACTTGCAGACGTCGTTTTTGTCCTTTCAAAGAAACAAAAAAGGAATTCCCAGGATTTAGATGATGGGCCTTAGCAAAACTTTCGTGAACCAAGACTTCAATAGTGCTGCTTTTCTCAGGCCAACGGCCTTGGCGAAGATATATTTTGTTAATCAAAGAGTTTGGTGAGTATGAAATGAAACGCCCTAAGGCGGGTTCTTTTTGACCGGGAATATCTAGCAGAGCATCTTCGACCAGACGTCCCTCGGCGATGTCGACCCCGTCGATATTCCGGATGGATTTTATCAGACTTTGCGGAGCACGGACCACATCTGCAAAGAGATCTGCAAATTGATATTGTTCATAATAAGAGTGTTGGGTTTCACGCAAAGAAGTATAAGCGCTCCACGAAGCAACTAGGACAGTGACCCCGCAAGCGACAAGAATCGCCATCGTGATAATTTGGATGCGAAGAGTTTTAAGATCGCGAAGAAGTTTTCTGGAGAGGGCCTTCACCAAAAAACCTCATCAATATGAACTTTCTGAGAGTTTATCTGTTGTTTGATAATCTTGCCGTCCCCAAGATATAGAACGCGATCTGCAAGTCCTGCGATGGCAGAGTTGTGGGTGATAACAACAACCAAAGTTCCCAACTCCCGGTGGACTTTGTCGATGGCTTGCAAAACAAGTTTCCCAGTCTGTAAATCCAATGCGCCGGTAGGCTCATCACAAAGAAGAATTTCAGGACGTTTTGCGATGGCGCGAGCGATGGCTACGCGCTGCTGTTCACCTCCCGAAAGTTGGGATGGAAAAAAGTCTTTTCGTGGTTCAAGACCCACTAAGCTTAGTGCTTCCACGGCACGGAGAGGATTGATGGAAATATCTGTGACTAACTCTACATTTTCTTGCGCGGATAAGTTGGGAATGAGGTTATAGAACTGAAAGACGAATCCAACATGGTCTCTTCTGTATACTGTCAGATCTTTGTCCGAGGCTCCTGTCAAAATATGATCTTTATAGCGGACATCACCAGAGGAAGGAGTATCCAGTCCTCCGAGAATATTAAGCAAAGTGGATTTTCCGCTTCCTGAAGCACCTAAGAGGACAACGAATTCCCCAGCGAAGAGTTCAAGATCAACGCCACGAAGAGCTTCAATTCTGACTTCGCCCATCAGATATTCTTTTTTTAAATCATGACTAATAAGAACAGGTACGGAGGAGGCCATGTCTGTCTCCATTCTGCTTCTTGAAATAGTAATTCATGCGTGGCTAAGCGCACTTTAAATAGAAGCAATGTCTGGAGATAAGAGGTGGAGGGGAGATGAAAATAAAAAAGGCTCCTTGCGGAGCCTTTTTACGTTTGAAACTGTCAAACTATCTTAGTTGTTCAACAAAGAAGTTCCAGGAAGGTTTGGAGTTTCGTCGTCTTGTTGAAGACCTGGAAGAACAGTCGCTTTTTCAGCAGCTACTTTTGCAGTAGTGTCTGTGTTGTAGCGAGTAGCAGCAGTTGCTACGCGGTTTTCCAAGTTTTGTTTTACGCTGTCAGTAGAAGCGTTTTCAACAACTGTGTTTACTTGTTGCTTAGTCATGTAGTCCTGAGGGAACGCGCCAAGCTTAGCCAAGTAACCAGAGATGCTTCCGTTACCGTTCTGGATGATTTCGCGAAGTGTGAAAAGAGGAGCGTATTGAGATGCTTTCTTTTCTGCTTCGAAAATGATCTGAGTCAAAGTAGCAGCAGTGATATCGTTTTTAGATTTATTATCGATAACCATTACTTCTTCATTTGTACGGATCATTTTAGCGATATCGTCCAAAGTCACATAGCAGCTTTGTTGAGTGTCGTAGAGTTTGCGGTTCTGATAGCGCTTGATGATTTTAACTTTAGAATTTGGCTTCGATGTCATTGTTTCGTTTTGGTTGATCAAAGTGCCTCCCAATTTGAAATTTCCCCAAAGTCTCAAGGAGATATAAGTGCCTTATGATTCAGCGTCCCCTTGCAGATGGGCGCAACCTATCCCTGCCGCCACCCCTTGTCAAGGGGTCCTCAAATCAAAAGAAAAGACTCCAGGCGTCAACGATTACGCAAATAAGCATTCGTTTTCCGAACTTTTACAGACCTTTGTCTAAAGTTTTCTCGAAATTAGGCCGAAATGTACTTAAATGGCCTTTCTTTGCGGGAAGAAATTTAATGAAAAATGAAGAAAAACAAGAGTTTAAGTCATCAGGTGTCCTGGCGCTGTTAGGATTGGTTGGCTTTTCGACGGCGATCATTGCGACCCCTTGGAACCGTCAAATGCAGGACTCTCGTATAGAAACTGCCCGCCAAAAGGCCGAAGTTGTGGGTTACCAGGTTGTGCAAATATATCGCGAGGCATCAAAATCACACCTGCATTCTAACAAGGTCACTGGCCGCAATCCCGCGTCTGTTGAGGAAAGTAAGGGAATTAACCCCGAAAATCTCCGTAGTACCGGAACTATGGGAATAGACCCCTGGGGGCAACCCTACCATTACAGAATTCTATCCACGGATTCTTTAGGCAGAGTGCGCATTCTTGTTTGGTCAGCTGGCCCGAATCAAAAAATCGAAACGGCTGACTTGGACAAC
This region of Bdellovibrio sp. BCCA genomic DNA includes:
- the lpoB gene encoding penicillin-binding protein activator LpoB, with translation MKKNLTLAALSLSFLAVTSCGPKAFVKGQYDDVNRENLMNDQWSETDMQKAVADLVASLMQSPAINQAKKMPVVMVTGLQNKTSEHIDTQSIMDMVRVELMKSGKVGFIDKEARQDIADEYNYQNSGMVADESKKGPGGQVGADFIINGRLDSIVQEVGKDKSVYYKLTLNLTNLKSSMITWSDQKQIRKTFKKKSIGL
- a CDS encoding ABC transporter permease, with the translated sequence MKALSRKLLRDLKTLRIQIITMAILVACGVTVLVASWSAYTSLRETQHSYYEQYQFADLFADVVRAPQSLIKSIRNIDGVDIAEGRLVEDALLDIPGQKEPALGRFISYSPNSLINKIYLRQGRWPEKSSTIEVLVHESFAKAHHLNPGNSFFVSLKGQKRRLQVSGIGLSPEYVYALSPVALFPDDLHFGVLWMLHEDLERLSDMQGAFNSLVVKVTPGASLERSQKSLDILLAPYGSVGSYDRSRQISHLFVQDEIRQQKSMSSVVPGIFIVVAAFILHTVMSRLIGLQRTQIAALKSLGYSSRELIIYYWKLVTIILLLGILPSILFAQGIGEWYAVLYERYFRFPQISFSLSRQAILLGIVAGLVPGWLASSFSLLEVFALNPAEAMRPPTPSRFHRSFLEKEGLIASRKTQVKIILRNILSRPWRSFLSILGICASTAILVNGSFWSDIIDFVIQRQFQESQREDLEINFNHPRKLDVLSEIERIPGIFMVEGVRSIPVRLHFKNFKKDSVIASPDGVSTLRRILNRQGEPIKFKDGQVLLSAYFQKKFGLQEGDTVTFELADKSHPDFSAVVGGFVDDIVGSSIYATRTDLHHWISETPSISSVYARMDPGMAEQIYIRLKQFPEVASVTVKRLLFESFNATLSGMILTFTMILVAFAITISGAVLFNMSRINLSEKAWELASMRIMGFKTPEVFRILYLEMGIQVCLALPPGLFLGYGLSYLSTKWIHTDTFNFPLVIDIKTYALAVTVIVLTYFLTGWFLLTKVRSLSMTEALKARE
- a CDS encoding polyhydroxyalkanoate synthesis regulator DNA-binding domain-containing protein, which codes for MINQNETMTSKPNSKVKIIKRYQNRKLYDTQQSCYVTLDDIAKMIRTNEEVMVIDNKSKNDITAATLTQIIFEAEKKASQYAPLFTLREIIQNGNGSISGYLAKLGAFPQDYMTKQQVNTVVENASTDSVKQNLENRVATAATRYNTDTTAKVAAEKATVLPGLQQDDETPNLPGTSLLNN
- a CDS encoding fimbria/pilus outer membrane usher protein produces the protein MRYFLSLILAMLLPFISAFAQGPRPALAKPYLVAPLLLDGTLLGEAWIFPRDEKKSFSIEARPLLEGLRPTLKEDLFKNLEKRVNPEGVLSLYDLESSGLSVRFDENSLEMHLDLPLKYRKGSDLNLNYMEGTEQTFLRPTAQSGYINLRAQQSYQYGNAVEDQKLPATGHVDFVENVHGVVLESMADYLEHADHPWKRQDTRLRYDDEESMIRYTLGDLTLGSRGFQVSPNIAGLSVVKEFSIQPYKTLRPLSNTEIVIKRPSLVEIYVNGFLFSQIRLAPGIFNIRDFPLASGQNNVKVKIRDDLGQEETFDFSVLFENTLLGKGVHEFSYAIGLPWTESGADRAYDNKAALGTVFHRMGLSDQVTFGLNYQNYLSQALTGVEFSGIANWGYLSVEGAYSTQSSQVEGYAERLRYRSLDRMFGQDVPVVLTLEAENRDKQFSPVSVLNLGIINYLRRYDGQLNFRIGGASVFGIGAGSLEIPSGEDQRVYRANFITPLNLQTRLELSYNKTVATTGDERFFVSIYWNESQGKYSASAYYDSLQKSSNVAFNRNNLYKYDDFRATASVSNTEQNTSGNLSAEYLAQPFSVRLEHYTLHQNGEDTNTTGLGVNTGFAWVGSRGAFTQPINDSFVLLYSENLPPGQELVVNPRGKRGDAQLGPRHTTVLWDQSAYYKNTVNVDSTSLPVGYLLSKEYYGTQPTYRSGILIDLNLKKKVMVKGRMKNARGEALAFFAGDVVNSQGQLVDNNFFTNKNGGFLIEGLEPGEYKIMTDHAEYGPITFKVLDTAINQQDLGEVIVKEEGNP
- a CDS encoding COG3014 family protein; this translates as MKRFSQRLTPVVGLFFLLNLLGCATYQSKVQSAREALSRRDFDKALTELKPLAEKENDDQLVYLLDYGVALQVAGKLKESNEIFLKADRLAEMVDYQSVSRIAGSLALNEEMVQYKGDTFEKIFINAYLAMNFLEMGQLDDALVEARRINEKYLKYRADEKKAFELNSFSKYLSAVIWEASRNYDDAYIAYNEAYKIDPTISTIHEDLIRSAKLARRMDTYQSWKKQFPEVKEQSSWYEKNLGELVVIYQQGWGPRKVASPNEYRFPTLMPTYSETQQARVDIEQKSYLSREVYDVQKAAIETLRDDQGILIAKRIGGIATKAVLSDQVRQKNELLGSLTWIALNVADRADVRQWSTLPQTIQMIRIPLAAGKYKFNIEGLNSSGGYTTESLENQEVEIKAGQKKFIVWRSLK
- a CDS encoding JAB domain-containing protein — its product is MSEVSSSLQAFECLRAQINPYAEEVWLIALNSQMEAIKIEMVFRGTADHCLVHPRDIFRILILCNASSFIMAHNHPSDQVLPSEQDLILTRKIHQASVLLQIPLNDHIVMTKTQYYSMADHGHFKKWKKNKDLYLY
- a CDS encoding ABC transporter ATP-binding protein, which translates into the protein MASSVPVLISHDLKKEYLMGEVRIEALRGVDLELFAGEFVVLLGASGSGKSTLLNILGGLDTPSSGDVRYKDHILTGASDKDLTVYRRDHVGFVFQFYNLIPNLSAQENVELVTDISINPLRAVEALSLVGLEPRKDFFPSQLSGGEQQRVAIARAIAKRPEILLCDEPTGALDLQTGKLVLQAIDKVHRELGTLVVVITHNSAIAGLADRVLYLGDGKIIKQQINSQKVHIDEVFW
- a CDS encoding spore coat protein U domain-containing protein, with amino-acid sequence MRHFAFVLLLILVKQTSMAAECTNMQFQTAQTNIDFTTSLTVQPTITVKANTHPGPCDFFITFDYGTSTSATGRSLKAGSSQWPFQLYKNSSATQILKRFPNVSSNSDVVTGYLADGSSDRQVNVSYWAILNTTNPWLRFGNYTETITANLYRGTISSYTFVESRSISFNYNAPKRVDISLVATGAAFNINDTTETMNFGTISSGASRSADVIVKYNAGYTLYASSANNGRLKHQTQNQYIPYSITFRGTSVNLNTSSSSPVQVFREFGTSPASGLVIPVTATIGTVSVSQTGTYQDTITLTVQSSE
- a CDS encoding efflux RND transporter periplasmic adaptor subunit yields the protein MKKFVYGALCILLLVSLWILFREQPVSVQTSLVKRGSFEEHLRVDGTIKSKTKMTVVAYATGDLERVDLQVGDNVEKGQRITTLFWDIRKDVVSPMTGVISKVYRESAGPILRGEPIVDVIDPDNLEIVAEVLTTDAVRIPEGAETKVTGIGNEEAVEAKVSRISRAGFMKLSALGIEEEKTEVYVQFINRPNARIGDNFHVELFITLYTSNNVLTVPLGALFKQENNWAVYVVKDKRARLKTLSIAKKNETDALVQSGLQEGEEVILFPGDQIHEGTKIRIQK